DNA from Salmo trutta chromosome 14, fSalTru1.1, whole genome shotgun sequence:
gaaagattgctggttcaaatccccgagccgactagatgaataagagcgtctgctaaatgactgaaatgtaaaatagAAAATTATTCTATTATAGAAAATACAAAATTAACACACTTCTTAGAGTCTCCTCGTTGCTCTTCCTCAGCTTGTCCAAGTCCCAGCCCTTCTGCATCTCTGTTACAATGTCTTCAGAGAGGTATGAGGGAAGGCTTAGCTTCTCAGGGGCTTTGCAGTGATAACTCAGCTTTGCCCTGAAAAGATAAACATTTTaagtatttacaaaaaaatacctTTCATTCTAGTTTCTAGGCAAAGTGCTCAGTCTGGCTCAGCAGAGGGATCAGAGTTGGATTATAGTCTTCACTTGAACTCAAGAATTGCGTTAATTATCCTCATTTCCATGCTAGCCTCATCCTACTTTAAATTTGATTGGTGACAAATCATGACAACACTCACCCTGTCCAATCACTGAGGAAGGTAGAGGCAGCCAGCTCTGTGTTAGGGACTCCACCCTTCTGCAGAAATCCACGTTTCTTGGCAAAAAAGGATAAAAACTCCAACGAGTTTCTGAAGTCTGGAACATTGTACTGAAGCATTACCTGAAACAAAGTCCAGGATGAACTATTAGTAGGCTCAGCAGACCTAGGGCTTGATCTCAAACTTGGCAGTAAACATTTCCTCACGTTAGTGATGTCAGTTTCACCTGTTGCTTGTTGCACCGTTTGAGCAGGGTCCTGACGGCCTCTAGAACAGTCTCCTGCTTGTCCTCCACCTGGAGACTCCTCAGCGCCATGGCAGCTTTTGGGTTAGACTGGGCCGCCACTACCCCTGGGCTGTCAATCATCTTGACATTTTTAGAGATGTGGACATCTTGGAAGCACCTGCAAGAGTCAGACATGAGGTATGTTAAATGGTAAGCAACAAGTGGCATTTGTGCATTGAGCAAATTCAGGTGAACAGACATGACCAAGGGTTTTGGACTGTTCTGCCCTAATTGGTAAGACCTCGATGAGGTGTATGAAGCTCAGTGTTGGATTGAATATAGACTCCATTGTTTTGTCAGATCTTCAACTTCATCATGCTTCATACAATTCCTCACCATCTGCGAATAGAATGGACTCCCATCACTATCATGAATGGTTCAGCTTCACTCACCTGGTGATCCCTCTCTGGACTCCTGCATTACAGGCCCTCATCCCTTTCAGGCTGTTGATCAGACTGCTCTTCCCCACGTTGGGGAACCCTGAGGGGATATCGGAGGGCATAAGTGGTTCAAGTAATAGACAATGTGCATTTATACTGTTCAGGATAAACCCTTAAAGATTCATAATCTTGTTGTCATAACAGATAAGACAGGCTAATGTGTGCATACAGTACAATAATATAATTGgataaaataaactgaatgaacacAAGACAGCTCAGACAAAATATGACATAGGGTACACAACAGGACACTGCGATCGCTATGGATGAGATCAGCGTTGTAGTAGTCGTCACAGACATCAGTAGTTCACACAAATCATCATAATTTCGTAAGCACAACACTTTAATACCACCACTTGAGAGCCATACTAATTACGAGAGGAGATGCAGTTTGTCTAAATAATGGTGAGGGGAGTAGCTTCCTTACCGACTAAGCCCACTTTTACTgagccctctctccctgtcccattTGCAAAGTCTCCCAGGAGCTGGAGAAGACAGCCGCTGCCATAACAGGCCACTCCTTTGGTCTGGTCTACTACTCCATTAAGAGTTGCAAACCTAGCCTTCTTCTCTTGCTGTTTAACAAAAAAACATGTATAAGCATTTATGATCAATATTCAAATAGTCTACACAGTAATGACCAATTTTCTATATTCTGCAGGTGTGACCGAACCTGGTCATCAATATGGATTCCCCAAGTAGTCAGTGAAATTAATTCCATTAAAATCTTAGGCACTGCATGTACATAGTCCATACCACTGTTTTATCCTGTAGTTGTGTGGACGCCTTGAACGCCACAGCTGGGAACTCAAGCTGAAGACACTGCAGCCACTTCTCCACATTCTCTTTAGGGACAAGATCTGCAGGATTTGGAAAATTAATTTAATAGTTAAGTTGAATTACCTTTTGAATAAAGATAACACTACATCTACATATAATTGACATTAAAGACGTATCCCTAAGATTATTACCTATTTTGTTCAACAGGAATAGTAGCTTCTTGTTTCCAACCCTCTTCAGTACAGCTTCCTCTAGCTGTGGACACCTGCAGCCAAGGGGATCTCTGGCATCTAGGACTTCAATTATAACATCAGAGGCATCGATCACCTGGAGAAAATATAGACTGAATATCAATTCATAGGGACACTCAGGTAGGGCATGTCTTTATTAAAGCTTCTGTCTTGCACAGCAACTCTGCCAGACAAGGGCTATACTTTCCTTGCCTGGACACCTAATACCAATTAATCTTAGCTACCTTGTTTAATTCTGAACAAAAGTGCTTCTTTGAATTCCTTGGGTCACTTTGTTTCACCATCTGTTTCACAAGGTCCTCCTGTGACGGTAACTCCTGTGGAGTTAAAATGTGGAGTTAAAATATTGTCAAGCTACATGAGTGCATGATTTTTGATGCCCTTCACATTTTCCTATACCTTTCTAGCTTTCTTCACTTTGGTGTCTCCATCACTACTGGCAgcgttttccttctttctcttctGAGCCCGTTGTTGTTGCTTGGcaaacttttttttctctttttcttcttCAAGCTGGGTTGGAAAGAGATGAGTACATGTTCATCTAGGCCTAATTATTTTGCCACCTAAAATATGAGAGGACCACAAAACTCACCTTTAACCTCCTCTGTTCTGCTTCCCTCAGAATATCCTCTTTGAAGGGTGCTTTGTTGGGAACTCCAATATCCTTTTTCGCTTTTTTGCCTACTCCTTtcttttttgcatttttttttagTTTTCTGTTGTGTTCCCGGACCTAAAATCAAATGACATAAATCATGACAAGACTTCATTTGCGCATATAGTATATCTATAATTAACAGTACATAGCTTATAAGAACAATATACTGAGCTAACTACTTCACAATTGTGAAACGTATGgcggtcgccgcaggagaggtTTTAAAACCGCCGAACTAGCCAACTTAGTTAGCTACTTCATAACAGCAACAGCTACCGTTAGGAGTGGTCTACATATAATTAAGTATTGACAGTAAAGAATACAATTCACAATACCTTTTTCTGTATTTTGTAACGTTTGGAGCAAGACACACGTTTACTTGCTTTCTTTAACCCTGGAAAAACATGAAACGCATGAAAGTCTCGGGCTGGCTTGCTTGCCAGCATGGGTCATTAGTTAAGTGTTGGCAGTCTAACTGGCaatgtacatatatatattcaACTGAAGACAATATTATTTCTGAATAATAAAGAAAAACGACTGTACAAGCCAAATGTAAAAACTTTTGCTACACATACCTGGGCGCTTCATTGCAGGACTATGGTTCTGGCACTGTGACTAAAATTCTGCTGCACGTGGAACCACAAGCTAGCCTTTACGTTTCCGCTTCCGGTTTGGTCATCTTTGCTCATCTGCAGCTGTGCCCAGCAGATGGCGCCAAAGCAGTATTTTACTCACTTTGACTTCATTCAGGTGGGTGCCACTACCACATCTATTTCATAGGATTTAAGTTCCATCAGTGCAGTACAATTAATAACCTTTGCAATAAACGCAAGAAGTCATACTTTACTAAAACACACTATCTCTCTTCAGGCCTACTCACTTGTGAGCCCTATCTCCCAAGTCAAAATCGCTCACCCTTGGACTATCCTTTACCCTTCAATGCATCAGCCTAGGAAACGTTTTGCCCCACTCAAACTCTGACAAtctcaacctgtctctctctcacagggcTGTGAGGGTACTTCAGATCCCCAGCTGTATGGGTGCCCCCAGAGTTGACACACTGCGCTTTCTACCCCAACTTCACACTCCCTGTGGCTAtaccctcctgcacacttctcgcATCTTGGGATCTCTcttctacacactgctgcaacatgtccAAATCCTTCGCAACTAAAGCACCGCAACAGGTTCGGAACAAAGGCCTTCACAGAATAGCTGATGTAACCCAACCTGAAACTGTATCAAAGTTCAACAAGACAGACAGGGTATCTTCAGTCACACTATTTCCACCGTGTCTACGTCTCACCAAACGGCGGGCGTCACAAACACCAGAAATATTATTTCtcatctgatccacctctacactcaATGTCACTCCATTTATTACTCCAGAGACTGTCCGTAAAGTAAAGAATCCCACACAAGCTTTGGGACCTTTAGTCTTCCAAAATAGAAGTCCAGAAAAGTTGGAACCGCAGCCacttgtcgtgacgttgtattagttaatgtgacgactgttgctcatcgaatgattaacggtttataattacgtgattaaatgaattaagcaatgaatcaagcaattattaactcattaacctggggcaccatgggaacattgttttgattgagtttctatttcccaaattaactcaaaggatatcagaatatcgattacaacagtcgctaaattaatcaatttcctctacagtctcataatctgaaagtcgtataatccgggaatctgcacggacccgggctttaccactgaatttaccacaccaatcttagttgattatttatttactagcaagctaaaatgatgataaaaatgcacatacacaaaacacagtctagctatcgattaggacttagtataacgggccaacacactatggcgcttgttacccaaaatggggattttaaagagagagaaataaaggaagtacacgagagaaatatacatttgggttcatttgtcagccatgcttatttaaaattagccttgccccgaactgccgctcttatgggtcagaatataatggtgtaattacgtgttggagttctcaggtgggaagctccgcgtgggtcgtttaggcttctaaatgacgcagttctccggcgcaactctctggttgtcctcacgatgtcagtgtccttcttggctaagtggtctgatcctcacccttgatcggaaaggggtcttctgaggacagacagctctgtagctcagagctcacagcttcggctcgaatggtgtcgataccacgattcaatggagagtggaggctgggtggttcggcttgaattcacccgcttagacacagctactcgtccgtagctcgtgtagaaaaatatttctttgtcttcaaccttgtgtttcgttttggggttcgtcgactttgttagaccttggctgcagcttggggtcaatagtcttctatgttaattcttcactctcctgtcttataccctcgggtcagaagtgggtgtaacagcctttagggcgattctctgggcggaccaagtaaaggggggcaaggcttagatttggctaaaaatccgattttagacactaacttcacatttcatctttatcaaaacattctgtttgatttggatattttccaaacagcgtacaatgtataaacatcaggcatatactgggaaaactcttaaaggtacaatgttttcataataacgtcatctcttaacctttaaaaacaaatacaaaagttacatacattttaatattccacttttcgtcataaccaccattgtggctgacggaaaccattgttccaaagtccctttattgcatgtttaaggttctgaggccagttctccattgttaggacaaaggaatttctctgtattatgggcatgaggtgtcataaaacccccacatcttcagacccctagatctctcctcctctgttgggggtttgggagataatctgtagggtggtggtctcctgtaccctgacctgatcaggacagtcatgacacactCCATATTGAAATTTCATGCAGTCTGACTGTGCTGTAAAATGGCTATACAAATCCGATTGGTCAGATTTTTGCAACTCATTTACCAATTACATCATGCTTTGTGTTGCATTAGCATTGTGATTGGTCCCAAACCCATAAGAGgccatttttaaatgtaataatCCCTAATTACTTTCTCTTTCTGTAAAACCCCCAGGGCCGAAGTAGTCTGCTTTTCAACCAAGAAGCATTTTTATCAAGTTCCACTCTCCCCCGATAGTTTCTGAAATTCCTTTTCACTTTAGTCCACATATCTTGGCCTATCGGTGCTGGTGAGCAATCTGTATTATGTAGCCTATATTTTATGGAATTATGTAGAATTGGCATGCAGTGTACCCCGAAAATTCGGAATTATTTACTTGTATCAAGGGAAgcaatatacagtcgtggccaaaagttttgagaatgacacaaatattaattttcacagtctgctgcctcagtttgtatgatggcaatatgcatatactccagaatgttatgaagaatgatcagatgaattgaaattaattgcaaagtccctctttgccatgcaaatgaactgaatccccccaaaatatttccgctgcatttcagccctgccacaaaaggaccagctgacatcatgtcagtgattctctcaaggtgtgagtgttgacaaggacaaggctggagatcattctgtcatgctgattgaggtcgaataacagactggaagcttcaaaaggagggtggtgcttggaatcattgttcttcctctgtcatccatggttacctgcaagaaaacatgtgccgtcatcatttcattgctttgcacaaaaagggcttcacaggcaaggatattgctgccagtaagattgcacctaaatcaaccatttatcggatcatgaagaacttcaaggagagcggttcagttgttgtgaagaaggcttcagggcgcccaagaaagtccagcaagcgccaggaccgtctcctaaagttgattcagctgcaggatcggggcaccaccagtacagagcttgctcaggaatggcagcaggcaggggtgagcgcatctgcacgcacagtgaggcgaagacttttggaggatggcctggtgtcaagaagggcagcaaagaagccacttctctccaggaaaaacattagggacagactgatattctggaaaaggtacagggattggactgctgaggactgtggtaaagtcattttctctgatgaatcccctttccaattgtttggggcatccggaaaaaagcttgtccagagaagacaaggtgagctctaccatcagtcctgtgtcatgccaacagtaaagcatcctgagaccattcatgtgtggggttgcttctcagccaagggagtgggctcactcacaagtttgcctacatttacattttagtcatttagcagacactcttatccagagcaacttacagtagtgaatgcatacatttcattacatgcatttttttttttttttttgtactgcccccccgtgggaaacaaacccacaaccctggcgttgcacacaccatgctggcgttgcaaacaccatgctctaccaactgagccacagggaggcctaagaacacagccatgaataaagaatggtaccaacacatcttccgagagcaacttctcccaaccatccaggaacagtttggtgacgaacaatgccttttccaacatgatggagcaccttgccatgaggcaaaagtgataactaagtggctcggggaacaagaccttaatcccattgagaacttgtggtcaatcctcaagaggcaggtggacaaacaaaaacccacaaattctgacaaactccaagcattgattatgcaagaatgggctgccattagtcaggatgtggcccagaagttaattgacagcatgccagggcagattgcagaggtcttgaaaaagaagggtcaacactgcaaatattgaccctttgcatcaacttcatgtaattgtcaataaaagcctttgacacttatgaaatgcttgtaattatacttcagtattccatagtagcatctgacaaaaatatctaaagacactgaagcagaaaactttgtgaaaattaatatttgtgtcattctcaaaacttttggccacgactgtactgtacatagatCAGCAGCAGTTTTTCTTTAAGTATTACTCATGGTGGGACATCCTTGAGTGTCAATCTAATGGACACAGGCACCCATTAAGGAACCATGATGCATTCTCTTCATAATGTCATAGGGATTGGAACATCACTGCACTGAAATGGACATCATTTTTATTCACATTTACATATGTCGAGCATGTGCTGTTGTCCGTGTGTCATCTGGAATCTAATGGGTTCTTTATGATTATTCAATTGTGCCATGAAGTGGAGCACTGCCCGAAGGGGATGAAGTGGAGTGGGGAAGAATGTTTGTGACTGAAGCTCtatgggctggtttcccagacacaaatAAATTAAGCCTAGAACTGGACTAAAAAGTGATCTCAATGGAGAATTTCCATTGAGAATGATTTTTAATCCAGGACTAGGCCTAATCTTGGTCTGGGAAACTGGTCCTAAAACATAGGGGCCCAACCATAAGTCTATGGGCCCAACAGTATGACAGAGGTGCCCTTGATGTACAAAGGTATCAAAGCTGAACACAAAGAAAGGGCTTCTTAAAATCAAAAAGGATTGCAAGTGCAATTGAAAATGACTACTGAAGAATACCAGGACTCAAAAAGACACTGAAATCTTTTAATATCGTCCAATTGTTCATGGCTATTACGAATCCAGATATGGATTTTAGTGAGAAAGCACAGCCATCCCTTGATGTTACTATTAATATCCGTTAGTTCACACTCTCCTCTTCGATATTCCTGTCATACCATTGGACACATTTCTATGCAGAATATCAAAGCTCAGAACATGCAGGGGAAGCACTCTGTTAGATATCCTCTCCAGACTCAGACCCGTATCCCCATCTTCTCTTCAGGTCATGAACAAAAAGGGTGTGAATGAGAAAGAGTGAAGACTCTGGATCACTGCTCATACAAGAAGACTAATGACTTCAGGTTAGTGAATGACTCCTCCCACCCAGCTTTGCCCACTAATGTTGACACGGTGTTAGTCAAGTCCCCCCTGTGTCTGTGATGCATCTTCTCCCTCCAATATGTAGTCGATAGCTTCCTCGCAGTTTCACACTCAGTCTGAATCAAATGTACCATTACCattatctacatgtacatactacctcaatcagcctgactaaccggtgtctgtatgtagcctcgctacttttatagcctcgctactgtatatagcctcgctactgttatttttcactgtctttttactgttgtttttatttctttaccctacctgttgttcacctaataccttttttgcactattggtttgagcctataagtaagcatttcactttaaggtctacacctgttgtattcggcgcacgtgacaaataaactttgatttgatttgacttgacttGACCAAGAAGACTGGCATGTTATAGAGACTGAGAGTGTTCTAGGGACTTCTTTCATGTAGAAGGTAGGGGGGAATGATTGATAATAGTATTGATTATGGGGAGAAGAGGGAGTGAGCTGTCTACCAGTGCCAGGCATGGGTGGCCAAAGCCTTGGTAGAGTTACCCTCCAATCCCCCCACaaccctctccctgcctctctccctccttctcaagCCCTCCCTCAACATCCCTGCTGCTAGCAACAGTACTCTGTAATTTAATTCATTTAGGCATGGCTCGGGATCAATATCCATTTTCCTGGGCCTTGGGAATGGCCTCTTGATTTGCCGTTCTCTCACGGTGGCAAGATTAGCAGCCAATGAGCTGGCGGCATCTGTCTTTTCTGAGCCAGCAGGGCTACACAGATGTTGCATACCAGAGCATGAGAGGAGAACACAGAGCTTACATCAGACGCTCATGCACTCTGTGTTGTGTGACCTCTCGTGTGTGTTACTGGATTAAACAAACATGGGCGTGCCGTGAAGTAGTCTGGAGTTGGTTTAAAATGGGTTTATAATCACATGTTTGAATGCCACATACTAGTACCCTGTAAggcttgggcgtagtgggtgaggaatcaagcgcaggaagcagtgatacagggtagtggcttttaatgagcacaacggcaaaacacaagccaccccaacagcgattagagcgcacacaaaacaaagtgccccaaacacaggggaccgAAAACTGTCGGCGCAAAACCACGCACTAGAGAAAAACACAATCAGCGTGTACACAAGCAAAATTACAGagtaacaatcccgcacaaagagcaggcgggcctactggctaatatagccccgctaatcagcccaacacagaacaggtgcaaacaataacggaAAGGGGGAAACAATAAGGGATCagtggtagctagtaggccggtgacgacgaccaccgagcgccacccgagcaggagggggagccaccttcggtaggagtcgtgacagtactcccccccccgGTGTCGGCTCGGgggcgacccggagggcgaggcgcagggcaatccgggtggaggcgatggaaatctCTCAACAGGGacgggtccaagacgtcctccaccggtacccagcatctctcctctgggccgtacccctcccagtccacgaggtactgcagggcCCTCACctggcgtctcgagtccagaatggcccgtatggTGTACGctggggaccccccgatgtccagagggggcggagggacctccggcacctcaccttcctgaaggggaccagctaccaccggcctgaggagagacacatgaaacgaggggttaatacggtaataggaagggagttgtaacctataacacaccttgtttatcctcaggactttgaagggccccacacactgtggccccagcttccggcagggcaaacggagaggcaggttccgggtcgatagccagaccctgtcccccggtatgaacacgggggcctcactgtggtggcggtcagcactcctattctgccgtccactggcttgcttcagggattcctggacggctctccaggtctcattggagcgctgcacccactcctccaccgcaggagcctcggtctggctctggtgccatggtgccaggaccggctggtaacccaaaacacactgaaagggtgacaggttagtggaggagtgacgaagtgagttctgggccaacTCCGCCCAtggaatgtacctcgcccactccccggGCCGgggaaacctgcccacctcctggttcaccctctccgcctgcccattactctcggggtgataaccggaggtcaagctgaccgagacccccagacgctccataaacgccttccataccctggacgtgaactgggaaccttgat
Protein-coding regions in this window:
- the LOC115207679 gene encoding guanine nucleotide-binding protein-like 3, with the translated sequence MKRPGLKKASKRVSCSKRYKIQKKVREHNRKLKKNAKKKGVGKKAKKDIGVPNKAPFKEDILREAEQRRLKLEEEKEKKKFAKQQQRAQKRKKENAASSDGDTKVKKARKELPSQEDLVKQMVKQSDPRNSKKHFCSELNKVIDASDVIIEVLDARDPLGCRCPQLEEAVLKRVGNKKLLFLLNKIDLVPKENVEKWLQCLQLEFPAVAFKASTQLQDKTVQEKKARFATLNGVVDQTKGVACYGSGCLLQLLGDFANGTGREGSVKVGLVGFPNVGKSSLINSLKGMRACNAGVQRGITRCFQDVHISKNVKMIDSPGVVAAQSNPKAAMALRSLQVEDKQETVLEAVRTLLKRCNKQQVMLQYNVPDFRNSLEFLSFFAKKRGFLQKGGVPNTELAASTFLSDWTGAKLSYHCKAPEKLSLPSYLSEDIVTEMQKGWDLDKLRKSNEETLRSVKFPNQASSIVLLSKGPTAGVLSDRDVVEDKPAQGPTEEMEGSCANQEDDGVEEVSDADETDEPQIKTPVTKEPAKVRFQDPVPGNILSSVQTDDAYDFNTDFK